The following proteins are encoded in a genomic region of Fervidobacterium pennivorans DSM 9078:
- a CDS encoding MFS transporter, producing MSLLSIFSHFFLDFYVSFFNPLGPFIIQKFPIEIRILTSFLALSSAIASLLQIFFGFFFDRVKYTKSLLFTMYVLEAIGVSLIGISTNFWMFISAVFVVRIANSAFHPLGASMAGEVGGRSVAFFSIAGTIGAALGPVFISLYVSHFPIESLWVVSLPAFILASFLLRLNIPNRTVHNSKFDLREVAKLLPILLVVTVRSFLMSVVHAYTPIYVTKIRSYSISLSGLLITSGMIAGVFANYLGVILMEKIGAKKQDLAAFIGMGLAICWLISSKSVLPIFISFVLFDFFGFLLMSANVVQAQKILPNRKALASSVAMGFAWSLGDFIATGYNSVFGNDVVLSLGLAIPVAFVASIYFGIVQKFDTK from the coding sequence ATGTCGCTACTTTCAATATTTTCACACTTCTTTTTAGACTTTTACGTTTCTTTCTTCAATCCCTTGGGACCGTTCATTATCCAGAAATTTCCAATAGAAATTCGCATACTTACCTCTTTTTTGGCATTATCATCAGCGATAGCTAGCCTTTTGCAGATATTCTTTGGATTCTTTTTTGACAGAGTCAAATACACCAAGAGTTTGCTCTTTACAATGTATGTTTTGGAAGCGATAGGTGTATCACTGATAGGTATTTCCACAAACTTTTGGATGTTCATATCCGCGGTTTTTGTTGTTAGAATTGCAAACTCTGCCTTTCATCCTTTAGGTGCTTCTATGGCTGGCGAGGTTGGTGGTCGGAGTGTTGCATTCTTCTCTATTGCAGGAACAATTGGTGCTGCACTCGGACCTGTTTTTATATCCCTTTATGTATCACATTTTCCGATAGAATCACTTTGGGTTGTATCACTACCGGCATTTATTTTAGCCAGTTTCTTACTCAGACTTAATATTCCAAACAGGACTGTGCACAACTCAAAATTCGACTTAAGAGAGGTTGCAAAACTATTGCCCATACTATTAGTTGTCACGGTTCGAAGTTTTCTCATGTCTGTTGTCCACGCTTATACACCTATATACGTCACAAAAATACGCTCTTATTCGATTTCTCTCTCAGGTTTGTTAATAACAAGTGGAATGATTGCAGGCGTCTTTGCAAACTACCTCGGAGTTATTTTAATGGAGAAAATAGGTGCGAAGAAACAAGATTTAGCAGCATTTATAGGTATGGGGTTAGCGATATGCTGGTTAATATCCAGTAAAAGTGTTTTACCAATTTTCATTTCCTTTGTCCTTTTTGACTTTTTTGGATTTTTGCTCATGTCAGCAAATGTTGTTCAAGCACAGAAAATATTACCGAATAGGAAAGCCTTAGCATCATCTGTTGCTATGGGGTTTGCATGGTCATTGGGGGATTTCATAGCAACTGGTTATAATTCTGTATTCGGCAACGATGTGGTTTTATCATTAGGGCTTGCTATACCCGTAGCTTTTGTAGCGTCGATATATTTCGGGATCGTCCAAAAATTTGATACAAAATAA
- a CDS encoding bifunctional folylpolyglutamate synthase/dihydrofolate synthase: protein MISATFLDTLKYLYFTRPYNTMKLGLFRIENLLSRMGNPHSGVKYFHVTGSNGKGSVTTFLEYLTYHHGHNVTGFYSPHLSTILERFHYNTQNISQEEFVEAAFEVKKHAEEMDKLGEEFSPSFFEYMTAMYFYITKKKNAEYGSVEVGLGGRFDSTNVIIPEISVICTVSLEHTNVLGNTVEQIAFEKAGIIKEKKPVVVGLMADSALEVIRQIAKQKNSKVYEYGKDFYVEPVQFSFNENVYDYYGDTTIKGIKVRLNGKHQLYNVGLALKAFEVTHRINEKAVKKAFEEAFIPGRFEMVNGVVLDGSHNPQAAEKFAENLDLYFPGKRRASVFGIVDDKDKEGVLKVIAPKFDLLIVTKPPSKRAEKVAETYEIAKRYNSNVILEPDYIKAVNLLKETDADVKFVTGSFYLVGYVRDYLLNGKISEELTIGGA, encoded by the coding sequence ATGATTTCCGCAACATTTTTAGACACTCTAAAATATCTATACTTCACACGCCCTTACAACACAATGAAGCTTGGTTTGTTCAGAATAGAAAATCTCCTCTCCAGAATGGGTAACCCCCATTCTGGAGTTAAATATTTCCATGTGACTGGTTCAAATGGAAAAGGGAGTGTTACAACTTTTCTTGAATACTTGACATATCACCATGGGCATAATGTAACGGGATTTTACTCACCACACTTATCAACAATCCTGGAGCGGTTCCATTACAACACACAGAATATAAGTCAAGAAGAATTTGTGGAAGCAGCATTTGAGGTCAAAAAACATGCGGAAGAGATGGATAAACTTGGTGAAGAATTCTCTCCGAGTTTCTTTGAGTATATGACTGCGATGTATTTTTACATAACGAAAAAAAAGAACGCAGAATACGGAAGTGTTGAAGTTGGATTGGGAGGAAGGTTTGATTCAACGAACGTTATAATACCAGAAATTTCCGTAATTTGCACCGTCTCTTTAGAACATACGAACGTTCTCGGTAATACTGTTGAGCAAATTGCCTTTGAAAAAGCCGGAATCATAAAAGAAAAGAAGCCTGTCGTCGTTGGTTTAATGGCAGATTCGGCATTAGAAGTAATAAGGCAAATTGCCAAACAGAAAAATTCTAAAGTATACGAATACGGGAAAGATTTCTATGTGGAACCTGTTCAGTTTTCGTTTAACGAAAATGTCTATGATTACTACGGTGATACAACCATCAAAGGTATAAAAGTTCGGTTGAATGGAAAGCACCAGCTATACAACGTTGGACTGGCATTAAAAGCTTTTGAAGTTACGCACAGAATTAATGAAAAAGCTGTAAAAAAAGCATTTGAAGAAGCATTTATACCCGGCAGATTTGAAATGGTGAACGGAGTAGTATTAGATGGTTCGCATAATCCACAAGCGGCCGAAAAATTCGCCGAAAATCTAGATTTATACTTCCCTGGAAAAAGAAGAGCTTCAGTTTTTGGTATAGTAGATGACAAAGATAAAGAGGGTGTGCTAAAAGTAATTGCTCCGAAATTCGATTTGTTAATAGTGACAAAGCCACCCTCGAAAAGGGCCGAGAAAGTAGCTGAAACTTATGAAATTGCGAAGAGATATAACTCAAATGTTATTCTTGAACCAGATTATATCAAGGCTGTCAACTTGCTAAAAGAAACAGACGCAGATGTTAAATTTGTGACTGGTTCATTTTATCTGGTTGGGTATGTTCGTGATTATCTACTGAATGGAAAGATAAGCGAAGAACTAACGATAGGAGGTGCTTAA
- a CDS encoding diguanylate cyclase domain-containing protein: protein MKGIHKLLTGEWVDPITRLPNQEFVKNVFEELRQSNEKFYVLHITLKFQASTEDLRNFVLSRVSSVIKHSVRIPKDFVCKLEGNDFCIVLHGVGENEVMKISNRIKDSLHYLLLTYGSERIQIDCDIEISAIGGVKDGDRNAI, encoded by the coding sequence ATGAAGGGTATTCACAAGTTATTAACAGGCGAATGGGTTGATCCAATTACGAGACTTCCAAATCAGGAGTTCGTAAAAAACGTATTTGAAGAACTTAGGCAAAGCAATGAAAAATTTTATGTTTTGCACATCACACTGAAATTTCAAGCTAGCACCGAAGATTTAAGAAATTTTGTGCTCTCTAGAGTTTCTTCTGTTATAAAACACAGTGTGAGGATACCCAAGGATTTTGTTTGCAAACTTGAAGGGAACGATTTTTGTATAGTTCTCCACGGGGTAGGAGAAAATGAGGTCATGAAGATTTCTAATAGAATAAAGGATTCTTTGCACTACCTTCTGTTAACCTACGGTTCAGAGAGAATACAGATAGATTGTGACATAGAAATAAGTGCTATCGGAGGTGTCAAGGATGGAGATAGGAACGCGATATGA
- a CDS encoding valine--tRNA ligase has translation MEIGTRYDPTNIEMKWYKKWLEKGYFTPKGSGPKYSIVIPPPNITGRIHMGHALNITIQDILSRYKRMQGFDVLWLPGEDHAGIATQTAVEKYIATQGKSRRDFTREEFLRIVWDWANKYREEIKKQIMSIGASVDWTRERFTLDEGLSKAVRKVFVELYKKGLIYKGKYIVNWCHRCGTVLSDEEVEYHEEEGALYYIKYPIKGEEDYLVIATTRPETMLGDTAVAVHPSDERYKNYVGKTAILPLVGRELPIIADNYVDPSFGTGALKVTPAHDPNDYLIGQRHNLPFVDIFDENIVINENGGKFKGLTASEARKAVIAELEAQGYLVKIEKIKHSVGHCYRCDTVVEPRLMDQWFVSMKPLAKRAIEAVENDEVRFIPERWKKVYLNWMYEIRDWCISRQLWWGHRIPVWQCQDCGHYNVSEDEPKVCEKCGSANLRQDEDVLDTWFSSALWPFSTMGWPEETEDLKRYYPTDVLVTGFDIIFFWVARMIMMGYEFMKEKPFSEVYIHQLVRDKYGRKMSKSLGNGIDPLEVIDEYGADPMRFTLAILAAQGRDLKLDVRFFDTYKKFANKIWNASRFVFMNLDDFEKMEIQKEHLKLSDKWILSRLQKTIKKVTEALDNYDFNIAAGEIYNFFWDELCDWYIEAVKNRLKSEDKKIVQNVLVYVLDMSLRLLHPFMPFLTEELWTKLPTAGESIVVAPWPKVAEEYVDETAEKRFEEIMALIRGVRNVRAEVNVPQSTKVDLFIKGMLNEEEQEYIRFLGNVSNIQFTESRPKLCATAYVSLNLEAYVSLGELIDVNAEVQRLKKKVEKLKADLEKFAKKLEDENFLKNAPEDIVEETKEKQRTFLEQINRIELIISDLEAQG, from the coding sequence ATGGAGATAGGAACGCGATATGACCCAACAAATATTGAGATGAAGTGGTACAAAAAGTGGCTTGAAAAAGGTTATTTTACGCCAAAGGGGAGTGGTCCAAAGTACTCAATTGTTATTCCACCGCCAAATATCACGGGCAGAATTCACATGGGACATGCCCTTAATATCACTATTCAAGATATTTTAAGTCGTTACAAGCGCATGCAAGGTTTCGACGTACTATGGCTTCCTGGTGAAGACCACGCAGGTATTGCAACGCAAACAGCTGTTGAGAAATACATTGCTACTCAGGGCAAAAGTAGGAGAGACTTTACTCGAGAAGAGTTCTTAAGGATTGTATGGGATTGGGCAAATAAATACAGAGAAGAGATAAAAAAGCAAATAATGTCAATTGGTGCGTCCGTTGACTGGACTCGTGAACGTTTCACGCTAGATGAAGGTTTGTCCAAGGCAGTCAGAAAGGTTTTTGTAGAGTTATATAAGAAGGGTTTAATCTATAAAGGTAAGTACATAGTTAATTGGTGTCACAGATGTGGAACAGTGCTTTCAGATGAGGAAGTGGAATATCACGAGGAAGAGGGAGCTCTTTACTATATCAAATATCCAATCAAAGGCGAAGAGGATTATTTGGTGATAGCTACCACAAGACCTGAAACTATGCTTGGTGATACCGCTGTTGCAGTTCATCCGTCAGATGAGAGATACAAAAATTACGTAGGAAAGACTGCGATATTGCCGTTAGTTGGAAGAGAGTTACCAATCATAGCCGATAATTACGTTGACCCATCGTTTGGGACTGGTGCACTGAAGGTAACACCAGCGCACGATCCAAACGACTATCTCATAGGTCAAAGGCATAACTTGCCGTTTGTTGATATATTCGACGAAAATATTGTTATCAACGAAAATGGTGGTAAATTCAAGGGATTAACCGCATCTGAAGCAAGGAAGGCGGTCATTGCTGAGTTGGAAGCACAGGGATACCTTGTAAAAATTGAAAAGATTAAACACTCAGTCGGACACTGTTACAGATGTGACACTGTTGTAGAACCAAGGTTGATGGACCAATGGTTTGTGAGTATGAAACCACTGGCAAAGAGAGCGATAGAAGCTGTTGAAAATGACGAAGTCAGATTCATTCCTGAAAGATGGAAGAAAGTTTATCTAAATTGGATGTATGAAATCAGAGATTGGTGTATAAGCAGGCAACTTTGGTGGGGACACAGGATTCCTGTCTGGCAATGTCAAGATTGTGGACATTACAACGTTTCAGAAGATGAACCGAAGGTTTGTGAAAAATGTGGTAGCGCAAATCTAAGACAAGACGAAGATGTACTTGACACGTGGTTCAGCTCAGCACTTTGGCCATTTAGTACAATGGGCTGGCCTGAGGAGACAGAAGACTTGAAACGATACTATCCAACCGATGTTTTAGTCACAGGTTTTGACATTATCTTCTTCTGGGTTGCAAGAATGATAATGATGGGCTATGAATTCATGAAGGAAAAACCGTTCAGTGAAGTGTATATACACCAACTTGTAAGAGATAAATACGGTAGAAAGATGAGCAAGTCTCTTGGAAACGGAATCGATCCGCTCGAAGTTATTGATGAATATGGTGCCGATCCTATGAGGTTTACACTTGCTATCCTTGCCGCACAAGGAAGGGACCTAAAACTTGATGTACGATTCTTTGATACATACAAGAAATTTGCTAATAAGATATGGAACGCCTCTCGATTCGTATTCATGAACCTTGATGACTTTGAAAAGATGGAAATTCAGAAAGAGCACCTGAAATTGTCAGATAAATGGATTCTCTCGAGGCTACAGAAAACGATTAAAAAAGTGACAGAGGCACTTGATAACTATGATTTCAATATAGCGGCGGGAGAAATTTATAACTTCTTCTGGGATGAACTCTGCGACTGGTATATCGAGGCTGTAAAGAATAGGCTTAAATCTGAGGACAAGAAAATTGTACAAAACGTGCTTGTTTACGTACTCGATATGAGCTTAAGACTGTTGCATCCATTTATGCCGTTCTTGACGGAGGAATTGTGGACAAAACTTCCAACTGCTGGTGAATCAATAGTTGTTGCTCCCTGGCCAAAGGTAGCAGAGGAATATGTTGACGAAACTGCCGAGAAGAGATTCGAAGAAATAATGGCTCTCATTAGAGGCGTCAGAAATGTTAGAGCCGAAGTAAATGTTCCGCAATCAACAAAAGTAGATCTCTTTATCAAAGGAATGCTAAATGAAGAAGAGCAAGAATATATAAGATTCCTTGGCAATGTTTCAAACATTCAGTTTACAGAATCAAGGCCAAAGCTTTGTGCAACAGCTTACGTGTCATTAAACTTAGAAGCTTACGTTTCTCTTGGAGAACTTATCGATGTGAATGCGGAAGTTCAAAGGCTCAAGAAAAAGGTTGAAAAACTAAAGGCAGATTTAGAAAAATTTGCAAAGAAACTGGAAGATGAAAACTTCCTTAAGAATGCTCCTGAGGATATCGTCGAAGAAACAAAAGAAAAGCAAAGGACATTCTTAGAACAGATAAATAGAATTGAATTGATAATTTCCGACTTGGAGGCTCAGGGATGA